One Papaver somniferum cultivar HN1 chromosome 10, ASM357369v1, whole genome shotgun sequence genomic window carries:
- the LOC113316991 gene encoding protein SHORT ROOT IN SALT MEDIUM 1-like isoform X3: protein MYSSRGSNAYGQQQYGAQQTYGQNSGADGSSLPSRQSSMQGSAVQEAEIGAGYRGHHPSASTHFGGPYGAVYGSTALSSAQQVGPMSDKGATSSALQGRTGYSSDRRHYDLQSEVTRRYTDSVGLGHQLQQPEIYDRIDQAALLRQQQLLKSQSLQSASPLDGGARPADYLAARGAPIRHSAQDLSVYGGRLDADPRTLSMLSGLPYDGQHQASSILGAAPRRNADDLMYAAQGSATSGYGVSLPPGRDYGNAKGLHVTSRESDYSSSLLSRGGGLGGSRMEERKDDRGTFRRELEIREEERRRDHVRVREERERERDRERERERERRDKDRERESKRVPEIRRERTPPRITRERPGSALGKEEKSLGRDLQRHDSQQRRHSPVKEKRREYVCKVYPSCLVDVERDYLSVSKCYPRLFVSPDFTKAVVNWPKENQNISFSTPVSFEHDLVEVESLSVKKEASVQLVAEPGKPTSGATIWNAKVMLMSGISKDALEELSSNKNYEDRIPHINNILRFSFLRKDRAFMAIGGPQGVVDGGDSSVDDCSLIKTAISYTKDITQLDLQKCQQWNRFLEIHYDRLGKDGLFSHKEITVLYIPDLSECLPSLEAWRDQLLAHKKAIAEREQRLSAQKNKKSVEKNTVKGGQSSKKSDKDADSTKTVKVEGKLITPVKEEKKESDGTPSRQPIDSKKIEEGGSEIPQDNAKDPENKDEGEGGDDGKALEKKGTERTPTGQGTEAKKSWKKKIVKKVVKLKIADKKAGEEITISTNSQKGDVDKQGASDTTVNPDGTTVDPSGVKTLTRKKVVKKVPAGKTPQKEDKDLTSNDTQDVLKLEKPVEGQEDEKDNASVQQVAVKTSGKKKIIKRVPKRKASLVGSSSVGADDKKDEDNDEKKVVLEGSDDEKMKEQAASAKKVTVEEKKMVKKTNKKPESIKTSGGKKEAANSVGEKDEKVDREKKGFDDKKDSSAKKESNPSKEKSSGKDSPHLNKDRVKNANEKKGKDEKDDSRHKLSKIVKEKGKDEEPPRYPGLVLQTKSSKDSKIRSMSLSLDALLDYNDKDIDESTFELSLFAEALYEMLQYQMGCRLLTFLQKLRLNFVKKRDQRKRERDENPVKQVKPSKKKLKTTEATPTDEESTKDANSNSNHKEELIDGCGDSKMDDEADDYDPEEDVDDDQEMEAEFDQHDKPKELQARNEDEPAGAEVTVEKGISETNTKTEESALGDKTDEITAGKEDKSNLATKEAEVDTEANKKPVKEEGIVDKELLQAFRFFDRNRLGYIKVEDLRSIIHNLGKFISHRDVKELVQSGLIESNTYRDNRILYNKLVKLSKCDI from the exons ATGTATTCCTCAAGAGGGAGTAATGCTTATGGGCAGCAGCAATACGGCGCTCAGCAGACGTATGGACAAAAT TCCGGAGCTGATGGAAGCTCCCTGCCTTCTCGACAATCATCTATGCAAGGATCTGCTGTTCAAGAGGCAGAAATTGGTGCTGGATATAGAGGTCATCATCCTTCAGCGTCAACTCATTTTGGGGGACCATATGGTGCAGTCTATGGATCAACTGCGCTGAGCAGTGCCCAGCAG GTTGGACCAATGAGTGACAAGGGAGCAACTTCATCAGCTCTTCAAGGTCGGACTGGCTATTCTTCAG ATAGACGGCATTATGACTTGCAAAGTGAAGTAACTAGACGATACACAGACTCTGTTGGTCTTGGTCATCAACTTCAG CAGCCTGAGATTTACGATCGCATTGACCAG GCTGCACTACTTAGACAGCAACAGTTGCTAAAATCTCAATCACTACAATCCGCTTCTCCTCTAGATGGTGGTGCTAG ACCAGCTGACTATCTTGCTGCGCGGGGTGCTCCCATTCGTCACTCCGCACAAGATTTAAGTGTCTATGGTGGAAGGCTGGATGCAGATCCTCGTACTTTATCAATGCTTAGTGGTCTTCCGTACGATGGACAACATCAAGCATCATCCATATTAGGGGCAGCACCTCGAAGAAATGCTGATGACCTCATGTATGCTGCACAAGGTTCTGCAACTTCAGGTTATGGGGTGAGTCTGCCTCCTGGTCGGGACTACGGGAATGCGAAAGGACTTCATGTCACATCACGTGAATCTGATTATTCTAGTAGCCTTTTGTCACGTGGTGGTGGCCTTGGAGGTTCCAGGATGGAGGAAAGAAAAGATGATAGAGGAACTTTCCGGCGAGAGCTAGAAATAAGGGAGGAGGAGCGTCGTAGGGATCATGTGCGTGTGCGAGAGGAGCGAGAACGAGAACGAGATCGCGAACGTGAACGAGAACGGGAGCGACGTGACAAAGATAGAGAACGTGAAAGTAAACGTGTCCCTGAAATTAGGCGAGAAAGAACGCCACCAAGAATCACTAGAGAACGACCTGGTTCCGCTTTAGGAAAGGAGGAGAAGTCTCTGGGACGAGATTTGCAACGTCATGATTCTCAACAGAG GCGCCATTCACCTGTTAAAGAGAAAAGGAGGGAATATGTCTGCAAG GTGTACCCGTCTTGTTTGGTGGATGTTGAAAGGGATTATTTGTCCGTTAGCAAGTGCTATCCTAGGCTATTTGTCTCACCAGATTTCACAAAG GCTGTTGTGAACTGGCCAAAGGAGAACCAGAACATTTCTTTCAGCACTCCTGTTAG CTTTGAGCATGACCTTGTTGAAGTAGAGAGCCTTTCTGTGAAAAAAGAGGCATCCGTTCAGTTAGTTGCTGAGCCTGGGAAACCCACAAGTGGTGCTACCATATGGAATGCTAAG GTGATGTTGATGAGTGGAATCAGCAAGGATGCTTTGGAGGAGCTGTCTTCTAATAAAAACTATGAAGACCGTATACCACATATCAATAATATTCTGAGATTTTCTTTTCTGAGAAAAGATCGGGCTTTCATGGCTATTGGTGGCCCACAGGGTGTTGTTGATGGAGGGGATTCTTCAGTTGATGATTGCTCGCTGATTAAGACTGCCATTAG TTACACGAAGGATATAACCCAACTTGATTTGCAGAAATGCCAACAATGGAATCGTTTCCTTGAG ATTCACTATGATAGACTTGGCAAGGATGGGCTTTTTAGCCATAAAGAAATCACTGTACTGTATATTCCAGATTTGTCGGAATGTCTCCCTTCATTAGAAGCATGGAGAGATCAATTGCTTGCACACAAGAAAGCCATAGCTGAGAGGGAGCAGCGTCTTTCTGCACAGAAAAACAAG AAATCTGTTGAGAAGAACACAGTGAAAG GGGGGCAAAGTAGTAAAAAATCTGATAAAGATGCTGATTCCACGAAAACTGTTAAAGTGGAAGGCAAACTGATAACGCCCGTTAAAGAGGAAAAGAAAGAATCAGATGGTACACCCTCAAGACAGCCAATTGATAGTAAGAAAATTGAAGAAGGTGGAAGTGAGATTCCCCAAGACAATGCCAAAGATCCCGAGAACAAAGACGAAGGAGAAGGGGGTGATGATGGGAAGGCTCTAGAGAAAAAGGGTACTGAAAGAACACCTACTGGTCAGGGAACTGAAGCTAAAAAGTCCTGGAAGAAGAAAATTGTTAAGAAGGTTGTGAAACTGAAAATTGCTGATAAAAAAGCTGGCGAAGAGATTACTATAAGCACTAATAGTCAGAAAGGTGATGTAGACAAACAAGGTGCGTCCGACACTACCGTTAATCCCGACGGGACTACTGTTGATCCCTCCGGTGTTAAAACTCTCACCAGGAAGAAAGTTGTGAAGAAGGTTCCTGCAGGAAAGACTCCTCAGAAAGAAGATAAGGATTTGACTTCAAATGATACTCAAGATGTGTTAAAACTGGAGAAACCAGTAGAGGgtcaagaagatgaaaaagataaTGCATCTGTTCAGCAAGTTGCTGTTAAAACAAGTGGAAAGAAGAAGATCATCAAAAGGGTACCTAAAAGAAAAGCTAGTCTAGTGGGAAGCTCTAGTGTGGGTGCTGATGATAAGAaggatgaggacaatgatgagaAGAAGGTAGTGCTGGAGGGAAGTGATGATGAAAAAATGAAAGAGCAAGCTGCAAGTGCAAAAAAGGTTACGGTGGAGGAGAAAAAAATggtgaagaaaactaataagaaaccaGAATCTATAAAGACTAGTGGTGGTAAGAAAGAGGCTGCAAATAGTGTTGGTGAAAAGGATGAGAAGGTGGATAGGGAGAAAAAAGGTTTTGATGACAAAAAAGATTCGAGTGCGAAAAAGGAGTCAAATCCTTCGAAAGAAAAGAGCTCTGGAAAGGATAGTCCGCATCTCAACAAGGACAGGGTAAAAAATGCGAATGAGAAAAAAGGCAAAGATGAGAAAGACGATTCGAGGCATAAATTAAGTAAGATTGTGAAAGAAAAGGGTAAGGACGAGGAACCTCCAAGATACCCTGGCTTGGTTCTACAGACCAAATCGAGCAAAGATTCCAAA ATACGCTCAATGTCACTATCGTTGGATGCACTTCTGGATTACAATGACAAGGATATCGATGAATCAACTTTTGAG CTCTCACTTTTTGCGGAAGCACTCTATGAAATGCTACAGTACCAAATGGGTTGTCGACTGTTGACATTTCTCCAG AAACTGCGCTTAAACTTTGTGAAGAAAAGGGATCAAAGGAAAAGAGAACGTGATGAAAATCCCGTGAAGCAGGTGAAGCCTTCAAAAAAGAAACTGAAGACAACTGAAGCTACTCCAACGGATGAAGAGTCTACAAAAGATGCTAATTCAAATTCAAACCACAAAGAAGAACTCATAGATGGGTGTGGCGACTCCAAAATGGATGATGAAGCAGATGATTATGATCCCGAGGAAGATGTCGATGATGATCAAGAAATGGAAGCTGAGTTCGATCAGCATGACAAACCCAAGGAG CTGCAGGCTAGAAATGAAGATGAACCGGCTGGTGCAGAGGTTACGGTAGAAAAGGGAATAAGTGAAACAAATACTAAAACTGAGGAATCTGCGCTGGGAGATAAGACTGATGAGATAACTGCTGGGAAAGAAGATAAATCCAATTTGGCAACAAAAGAAGCAGAGGTAGACACAGAAGCAAATAAAAAGCCTGTCAAAGAGGAGGGGATTGTTGATAAGGAACTATTGCAG GCATTCAGGTTCTTTGACCGGAATCGGTTGGGCTACATAAAG GTTGAGGACCTGAGGTCGATTATTCACAACCTAGGGAAATTTATTTCTCATAGGGATGTCAAG GAACTTGTGCAGAGTGGGCTGATAGAAAGTAACACGTATAGAGATAATCGGATACTCTACAATAAACTGGTGAAGCTCTCAAAATGTGATATTTGA
- the LOC113316991 gene encoding protein SHORT ROOT IN SALT MEDIUM 1-like isoform X1 — MYSSRGSNAYGQQQYGAQQTYGQNSGADGSSLPSRQSSMQGSAVQEAEIGAGYRGHHPSASTHFGGPYGAVYGSTALSSAQQVGPMSDKGATSSALQGRTGYSSGIAGSHMFASADYISSSSHGYGPKSDQISSGKLSDYSSVDRRHYDLQSEVTRRYTDSVGLGHQLQQPEIYDRIDQAALLRQQQLLKSQSLQSASPLDGGARPADYLAARGAPIRHSAQDLSVYGGRLDADPRTLSMLSGLPYDGQHQASSILGAAPRRNADDLMYAAQGSATSGYGVSLPPGRDYGNAKGLHVTSRESDYSSSLLSRGGGLGGSRMEERKDDRGTFRRELEIREEERRRDHVRVREERERERDRERERERERRDKDRERESKRVPEIRRERTPPRITRERPGSALGKEEKSLGRDLQRHDSQQRRHSPVKEKRREYVCKVYPSCLVDVERDYLSVSKCYPRLFVSPDFTKAVVNWPKENQNISFSTPVSFEHDLVEVESLSVKKEASVQLVAEPGKPTSGATIWNAKVMLMSGISKDALEELSSNKNYEDRIPHINNILRFSFLRKDRAFMAIGGPQGVVDGGDSSVDDCSLIKTAISYTKDITQLDLQKCQQWNRFLEIHYDRLGKDGLFSHKEITVLYIPDLSECLPSLEAWRDQLLAHKKAIAEREQRLSAQKNKKSVEKNTVKGGQSSKKSDKDADSTKTVKVEGKLITPVKEEKKESDGTPSRQPIDSKKIEEGGSEIPQDNAKDPENKDEGEGGDDGKALEKKGTERTPTGQGTEAKKSWKKKIVKKVVKLKIADKKAGEEITISTNSQKGDVDKQGASDTTVNPDGTTVDPSGVKTLTRKKVVKKVPAGKTPQKEDKDLTSNDTQDVLKLEKPVEGQEDEKDNASVQQVAVKTSGKKKIIKRVPKRKASLVGSSSVGADDKKDEDNDEKKVVLEGSDDEKMKEQAASAKKVTVEEKKMVKKTNKKPESIKTSGGKKEAANSVGEKDEKVDREKKGFDDKKDSSAKKESNPSKEKSSGKDSPHLNKDRVKNANEKKGKDEKDDSRHKLSKIVKEKGKDEEPPRYPGLVLQTKSSKDSKIRSMSLSLDALLDYNDKDIDESTFELSLFAEALYEMLQYQMGCRLLTFLQKLRLNFVKKRDQRKRERDENPVKQVKPSKKKLKTTEATPTDEESTKDANSNSNHKEELIDGCGDSKMDDEADDYDPEEDVDDDQEMEAEFDQHDKPKELQARNEDEPAGAEVTVEKGISETNTKTEESALGDKTDEITAGKEDKSNLATKEAEVDTEANKKPVKEEGIVDKELLQAFRFFDRNRLGYIKVEDLRSIIHNLGKFISHRDVKELVQSGLIESNTYRDNRILYNKLVKLSKCDI; from the exons ATGTATTCCTCAAGAGGGAGTAATGCTTATGGGCAGCAGCAATACGGCGCTCAGCAGACGTATGGACAAAAT TCCGGAGCTGATGGAAGCTCCCTGCCTTCTCGACAATCATCTATGCAAGGATCTGCTGTTCAAGAGGCAGAAATTGGTGCTGGATATAGAGGTCATCATCCTTCAGCGTCAACTCATTTTGGGGGACCATATGGTGCAGTCTATGGATCAACTGCGCTGAGCAGTGCCCAGCAG GTTGGACCAATGAGTGACAAGGGAGCAACTTCATCAGCTCTTCAAGGTCGGACTGGCTATTCTTCAGGTATTGCAGGTTCTCACATGTTTGCATCTGCTGACTATATTTCATCGTCAAGTCATGGATATGGCCCTAAAAGCGATCAAATCTCATCTGGGAAGCTTTCTGACTACTCTTCCGTAGATAGACGGCATTATGACTTGCAAAGTGAAGTAACTAGACGATACACAGACTCTGTTGGTCTTGGTCATCAACTTCAG CAGCCTGAGATTTACGATCGCATTGACCAG GCTGCACTACTTAGACAGCAACAGTTGCTAAAATCTCAATCACTACAATCCGCTTCTCCTCTAGATGGTGGTGCTAG ACCAGCTGACTATCTTGCTGCGCGGGGTGCTCCCATTCGTCACTCCGCACAAGATTTAAGTGTCTATGGTGGAAGGCTGGATGCAGATCCTCGTACTTTATCAATGCTTAGTGGTCTTCCGTACGATGGACAACATCAAGCATCATCCATATTAGGGGCAGCACCTCGAAGAAATGCTGATGACCTCATGTATGCTGCACAAGGTTCTGCAACTTCAGGTTATGGGGTGAGTCTGCCTCCTGGTCGGGACTACGGGAATGCGAAAGGACTTCATGTCACATCACGTGAATCTGATTATTCTAGTAGCCTTTTGTCACGTGGTGGTGGCCTTGGAGGTTCCAGGATGGAGGAAAGAAAAGATGATAGAGGAACTTTCCGGCGAGAGCTAGAAATAAGGGAGGAGGAGCGTCGTAGGGATCATGTGCGTGTGCGAGAGGAGCGAGAACGAGAACGAGATCGCGAACGTGAACGAGAACGGGAGCGACGTGACAAAGATAGAGAACGTGAAAGTAAACGTGTCCCTGAAATTAGGCGAGAAAGAACGCCACCAAGAATCACTAGAGAACGACCTGGTTCCGCTTTAGGAAAGGAGGAGAAGTCTCTGGGACGAGATTTGCAACGTCATGATTCTCAACAGAG GCGCCATTCACCTGTTAAAGAGAAAAGGAGGGAATATGTCTGCAAG GTGTACCCGTCTTGTTTGGTGGATGTTGAAAGGGATTATTTGTCCGTTAGCAAGTGCTATCCTAGGCTATTTGTCTCACCAGATTTCACAAAG GCTGTTGTGAACTGGCCAAAGGAGAACCAGAACATTTCTTTCAGCACTCCTGTTAG CTTTGAGCATGACCTTGTTGAAGTAGAGAGCCTTTCTGTGAAAAAAGAGGCATCCGTTCAGTTAGTTGCTGAGCCTGGGAAACCCACAAGTGGTGCTACCATATGGAATGCTAAG GTGATGTTGATGAGTGGAATCAGCAAGGATGCTTTGGAGGAGCTGTCTTCTAATAAAAACTATGAAGACCGTATACCACATATCAATAATATTCTGAGATTTTCTTTTCTGAGAAAAGATCGGGCTTTCATGGCTATTGGTGGCCCACAGGGTGTTGTTGATGGAGGGGATTCTTCAGTTGATGATTGCTCGCTGATTAAGACTGCCATTAG TTACACGAAGGATATAACCCAACTTGATTTGCAGAAATGCCAACAATGGAATCGTTTCCTTGAG ATTCACTATGATAGACTTGGCAAGGATGGGCTTTTTAGCCATAAAGAAATCACTGTACTGTATATTCCAGATTTGTCGGAATGTCTCCCTTCATTAGAAGCATGGAGAGATCAATTGCTTGCACACAAGAAAGCCATAGCTGAGAGGGAGCAGCGTCTTTCTGCACAGAAAAACAAG AAATCTGTTGAGAAGAACACAGTGAAAG GGGGGCAAAGTAGTAAAAAATCTGATAAAGATGCTGATTCCACGAAAACTGTTAAAGTGGAAGGCAAACTGATAACGCCCGTTAAAGAGGAAAAGAAAGAATCAGATGGTACACCCTCAAGACAGCCAATTGATAGTAAGAAAATTGAAGAAGGTGGAAGTGAGATTCCCCAAGACAATGCCAAAGATCCCGAGAACAAAGACGAAGGAGAAGGGGGTGATGATGGGAAGGCTCTAGAGAAAAAGGGTACTGAAAGAACACCTACTGGTCAGGGAACTGAAGCTAAAAAGTCCTGGAAGAAGAAAATTGTTAAGAAGGTTGTGAAACTGAAAATTGCTGATAAAAAAGCTGGCGAAGAGATTACTATAAGCACTAATAGTCAGAAAGGTGATGTAGACAAACAAGGTGCGTCCGACACTACCGTTAATCCCGACGGGACTACTGTTGATCCCTCCGGTGTTAAAACTCTCACCAGGAAGAAAGTTGTGAAGAAGGTTCCTGCAGGAAAGACTCCTCAGAAAGAAGATAAGGATTTGACTTCAAATGATACTCAAGATGTGTTAAAACTGGAGAAACCAGTAGAGGgtcaagaagatgaaaaagataaTGCATCTGTTCAGCAAGTTGCTGTTAAAACAAGTGGAAAGAAGAAGATCATCAAAAGGGTACCTAAAAGAAAAGCTAGTCTAGTGGGAAGCTCTAGTGTGGGTGCTGATGATAAGAaggatgaggacaatgatgagaAGAAGGTAGTGCTGGAGGGAAGTGATGATGAAAAAATGAAAGAGCAAGCTGCAAGTGCAAAAAAGGTTACGGTGGAGGAGAAAAAAATggtgaagaaaactaataagaaaccaGAATCTATAAAGACTAGTGGTGGTAAGAAAGAGGCTGCAAATAGTGTTGGTGAAAAGGATGAGAAGGTGGATAGGGAGAAAAAAGGTTTTGATGACAAAAAAGATTCGAGTGCGAAAAAGGAGTCAAATCCTTCGAAAGAAAAGAGCTCTGGAAAGGATAGTCCGCATCTCAACAAGGACAGGGTAAAAAATGCGAATGAGAAAAAAGGCAAAGATGAGAAAGACGATTCGAGGCATAAATTAAGTAAGATTGTGAAAGAAAAGGGTAAGGACGAGGAACCTCCAAGATACCCTGGCTTGGTTCTACAGACCAAATCGAGCAAAGATTCCAAA ATACGCTCAATGTCACTATCGTTGGATGCACTTCTGGATTACAATGACAAGGATATCGATGAATCAACTTTTGAG CTCTCACTTTTTGCGGAAGCACTCTATGAAATGCTACAGTACCAAATGGGTTGTCGACTGTTGACATTTCTCCAG AAACTGCGCTTAAACTTTGTGAAGAAAAGGGATCAAAGGAAAAGAGAACGTGATGAAAATCCCGTGAAGCAGGTGAAGCCTTCAAAAAAGAAACTGAAGACAACTGAAGCTACTCCAACGGATGAAGAGTCTACAAAAGATGCTAATTCAAATTCAAACCACAAAGAAGAACTCATAGATGGGTGTGGCGACTCCAAAATGGATGATGAAGCAGATGATTATGATCCCGAGGAAGATGTCGATGATGATCAAGAAATGGAAGCTGAGTTCGATCAGCATGACAAACCCAAGGAG CTGCAGGCTAGAAATGAAGATGAACCGGCTGGTGCAGAGGTTACGGTAGAAAAGGGAATAAGTGAAACAAATACTAAAACTGAGGAATCTGCGCTGGGAGATAAGACTGATGAGATAACTGCTGGGAAAGAAGATAAATCCAATTTGGCAACAAAAGAAGCAGAGGTAGACACAGAAGCAAATAAAAAGCCTGTCAAAGAGGAGGGGATTGTTGATAAGGAACTATTGCAG GCATTCAGGTTCTTTGACCGGAATCGGTTGGGCTACATAAAG GTTGAGGACCTGAGGTCGATTATTCACAACCTAGGGAAATTTATTTCTCATAGGGATGTCAAG GAACTTGTGCAGAGTGGGCTGATAGAAAGTAACACGTATAGAGATAATCGGATACTCTACAATAAACTGGTGAAGCTCTCAAAATGTGATATTTGA